One Paenibacillus crassostreae DNA segment encodes these proteins:
- the fabD gene encoding ACP S-malonyltransferase — MGKVAFVFPGQGAQSVGMGQDIYDHMPEIRDVFEAANDALDFDLLSMIFKGPDSELKKTYNTQPALLTTSVAYLKALQSKGIQADYVAGHSLGEYSALVAAGVLSLKDAVAIVRARGQFMEQAVPDGHGAMAAVLGASREALTQLCLSVTESGQIVELANMNCPGQIVISGSTAGVAEVSERVKEAGGKRAIALEVSGPFHSSMMKAAANQLEIKLDTITFYEPIVPIVANVTAQTVKDSSAIRQLLVEQVYSPVLWEDSVQFLISQGVDTFIEIGPGNVLTGLIKKIDKTVKVININRLASLEFAL; from the coding sequence ATGGGGAAAGTTGCATTTGTATTTCCGGGACAAGGAGCACAGTCTGTTGGTATGGGGCAAGATATTTATGATCATATGCCTGAAATTCGTGATGTTTTCGAAGCGGCTAATGATGCATTAGATTTTGATCTATTATCAATGATATTTAAAGGTCCAGATTCAGAGTTGAAGAAGACGTATAATACTCAACCGGCATTATTGACTACTAGTGTTGCATACTTAAAGGCTTTACAGAGTAAAGGAATCCAAGCAGACTATGTTGCAGGGCATAGCTTGGGTGAATATAGTGCACTTGTTGCTGCTGGCGTTCTATCTTTGAAAGATGCCGTAGCGATTGTGAGAGCACGTGGTCAATTTATGGAACAGGCTGTTCCTGATGGTCATGGTGCTATGGCAGCAGTGTTAGGCGCGAGTCGTGAGGCGTTGACTCAGTTATGCCTTAGTGTTACTGAGAGTGGTCAAATAGTAGAGTTAGCAAATATGAATTGTCCAGGCCAAATAGTTATCTCAGGTTCAACTGCGGGGGTTGCTGAAGTTAGTGAGCGGGTGAAGGAAGCTGGGGGCAAACGTGCTATCGCTCTCGAAGTAAGCGGACCATTTCACTCTTCAATGATGAAGGCAGCTGCCAATCAACTTGAAATCAAGCTGGACACGATTACTTTTTATGAGCCGATCGTTCCAATAGTCGCTAATGTGACTGCACAAACGGTTAAGGATAGTAGTGCCATTCGCCAATTACTAGTTGAACAAGTATATTCACCTGTACTTTGGGAAGATAGTGTTCAATTTCTGATCTCGCAAGGGGTTGATACTTTTATTGAGATTGGACCTGGTAACGTATTAACTGGCCTAATTAAGAAGATTGATAAGACTGTGAAAGTGATCAATATTAATCGTCTAGCTAGTCTTGAGTTTGCATTATAG
- the fabG gene encoding 3-oxoacyl-[acyl-carrier-protein] reductase yields MSKPLTGQVALVTGASRGIGRSIALTLADLGANIVVNYSGSEAAAQEVVTEIQALGVEALALKANVGVGEQAENLVKETINTWGRIDILVNNAGITRDNLIMRMKEEEFDQVIETNLKGVFNCLKAVTRPMMKQRYGRIINISSVVGVLGNAGQANYVAAKAGVIGLTKSAARELASRGITVNCVAPGFIDTDMTKELPEDLRSKLIADIPLARLGQPEEIANVVAFLASDSASYMTGQTLHVDGGMVM; encoded by the coding sequence ATGTCCAAACCTTTAACTGGGCAAGTTGCACTTGTAACTGGCGCTTCACGGGGTATAGGGCGTAGTATAGCTCTAACATTAGCTGATTTAGGTGCGAATATTGTGGTTAACTATTCAGGTAGTGAGGCTGCGGCACAGGAAGTTGTTACCGAAATTCAAGCCCTTGGAGTAGAAGCTCTGGCGCTCAAAGCAAATGTAGGAGTTGGCGAGCAAGCGGAGAATTTAGTTAAAGAAACGATTAACACTTGGGGACGTATTGATATTCTGGTGAATAACGCTGGGATAACTAGAGATAATCTCATTATGAGAATGAAAGAGGAAGAGTTTGATCAAGTCATTGAAACGAACCTCAAGGGTGTATTTAACTGTCTAAAAGCAGTAACTCGTCCCATGATGAAACAACGTTATGGGCGAATAATTAATATTTCATCAGTTGTTGGAGTACTTGGAAATGCTGGGCAAGCTAATTATGTTGCTGCAAAAGCTGGAGTAATTGGCCTTACTAAATCAGCTGCTCGTGAGCTTGCTTCGCGAGGGATAACCGTTAACTGTGTAGCTCCTGGTTTTATTGATACAGATATGACCAAAGAGTTACCAGAAGACTTGCGGAGCAAGCTTATTGCTGATATCCCACTGGCACGTCTTGGACAACCAGAAGAAATCGCTAATGTTGTGGCTTTCCTGGCTTCAGATAGTGCGTCGTATATGACAGGCCAGACACTCCATGTGGATGGCGGAATGGTGATGTAG
- the fabF gene encoding beta-ketoacyl-ACP synthase II has translation MSQRVVITGMGVVTSLGNDLDSLWNNLISGKSGVSQIESFDVSEYTTRIAASVKDFDPEDYIERKEVRKMDRFVQFAAAAGKMALKNSGLDIANDSDAERVGVIIGSGIGGLGTWEDQHNILLEKGPKRVSPFFIPMMIANMASGHLSILLGAKGPNSASVSACASGSHAIGDSFRWIQSGEADVMICGGAEATIRPTGVAGFCAMRAMSTRNDDPSKASRPFDIERDGFVMGEGAGVLVLESLEHAQKRGANIIAEVIGYGLSADAHHMTDPDPDGPARCMRMAIRTAGIKPEDVDYINAHGTSTGVGDKSETKAIKMALGDHAYKVAVSSTKSMTGHLLGAAGGVEAVICALSLQNQTLAPTINLDQPDPECDLDYVPNVARQADLNIVMSNSFGFGGHNASLILKKFDN, from the coding sequence TTGAGTCAAAGAGTAGTGATAACGGGTATGGGCGTTGTAACTTCCCTAGGCAATGATCTAGATAGTCTATGGAATAATCTGATTTCTGGTAAGTCTGGCGTCTCGCAGATAGAATCCTTTGACGTTAGTGAATATACGACAAGGATTGCTGCTTCAGTGAAGGATTTTGATCCCGAGGATTATATTGAACGCAAAGAAGTTCGTAAAATGGATCGCTTTGTTCAGTTTGCCGCAGCAGCTGGAAAGATGGCATTAAAGAATAGTGGTCTAGATATTGCAAATGATTCAGACGCAGAGCGTGTGGGTGTGATCATCGGTTCAGGAATTGGTGGATTAGGAACATGGGAAGACCAACATAACATTTTATTGGAGAAGGGTCCCAAAAGAGTAAGTCCATTCTTCATTCCGATGATGATTGCGAACATGGCCTCTGGTCATCTATCCATTCTTTTAGGTGCAAAAGGCCCCAATTCTGCTTCCGTTTCTGCATGTGCATCAGGGTCTCACGCAATAGGTGACTCATTTAGATGGATTCAAAGTGGAGAAGCTGATGTGATGATCTGTGGTGGTGCGGAAGCAACCATTCGTCCAACAGGCGTAGCGGGATTCTGTGCGATGCGTGCTATGTCTACACGTAATGATGATCCTAGTAAGGCGAGTCGACCATTCGACATTGAACGTGATGGATTCGTTATGGGAGAAGGTGCGGGTGTTCTAGTCTTAGAATCGTTAGAACATGCACAGAAGCGTGGTGCAAATATCATAGCTGAAGTTATCGGTTATGGTCTGAGTGCAGATGCTCATCATATGACTGATCCAGATCCAGATGGACCTGCTCGTTGTATGAGAATGGCGATTAGAACAGCAGGAATCAAGCCAGAAGATGTTGATTATATCAATGCTCATGGAACTTCAACGGGTGTCGGTGATAAATCAGAAACAAAAGCGATCAAAATGGCATTGGGAGACCATGCCTATAAGGTAGCTGTGAGTTCAACTAAATCCATGACAGGTCATTTACTAGGGGCTGCGGGTGGTGTTGAAGCGGTGATATGTGCACTTTCATTGCAGAATCAGACACTGGCACCTACGATTAATCTAGATCAACCTGATCCAGAATGTGACTTGGACTATGTACCGAATGTGGCTAGACAAGCTGATCTAAACATCGTAATGTCTAATTCATTTGGCTTTGGTGGACACAATGCTTCCCTTATCTTGAAAAAATTTGATAATTAA
- the smc gene encoding chromosome segregation protein SMC produces MFLKRIELSGFKSFADKTEMEFVRGITAVVGPNGSGKSNISDGIRWVLGEQSAKSLRGGKMEDIIFAGSDARKAVNFGEVSLTLDNEDHVLPLDFNEVTVTRRVHRSGDSEYLINKQSCRLKDITELFMDTGIGKEAYSIIGQGRIEEILSTRSEDRRGIFEEASGIVKYKSRKKDAMRKLDETEQNLLRIHDLVSELEVQITPLKEQSEKAVYYKQLREQLKSKEISMYVHQIEQIHTNWSEATAKLAVLQEQQLQLSTVVSAHDARLESDRSNLRKLEQEVESLQDALLQYSEAYEKSEGYGEVLRERKRNLEGHREQLAETLTTGDERVEDRKAELTLTKSKLEALQEELKELRHHLSGEEAKLASVSGGISQQQEETLKSSLLELMNEMAQARNEIRYADQQKETLSRRMNRAEEETGKWESQKEELLKQKADLDKSLEKYANEIRELRGGYITESERYQSVQKLLEESQVTLRKWEQKREALTSRRDTMKEMQDDFDGFMLGVKEVLKASRKSVLHGVHGAVAELISVPEKLELAMETAMGASLQHIVMENESVSRQAIAFLKQRQLGRATFLPLDVMRARNISASDRSVIEGAGGFVGIGAELVQYDAKYAPVIGSLLGNVIIAETLEDANKIASRCQYRYRVVTLDGDIVNAGGSMTGGSQHKKNNNLLSRKRQLDSLDQEITDTEKQLIKLQESIQQLKVQLNQTQTKLDELRQAGDDKRIEEQQAAGDLKQLQHELRHVSEQVEVTGQEKSGFTEENKGIELSREEAVKKLAALEEQEQSVHQALQAAEFARKASESAKDELQSELTQLKVKEGKLDQESFSLEEQLRRLQSDFNSQDRDLNQTKKLLSSIEADLLTNEKESVQQIENLNQYKLKKDESSQQLDFKRASRMQLSKKLELQENETKEQRTELRNVDEQLRQTEIGVNRLDVELDNILKKLSEDYELSYELAKQRYPIPDDVPAVQDEVKELKRNISSLGEVNLGAIEEYQRVNERYQFLSEQKEDLIGAKTTLYEVIREMDDEMSKRFKTTFDAIRREFGTVFMKLFGGGRADLVLLDPEHMLDTGIDIVAQPPGKKLQNLQLLSGGERALTAMALLFAILQVKPVPFCVLDEVEAALDEANVVRFAQYLREFSEQTQFIVVTHRKGTMEEADVLYGVTMEEGGVSKLVSVKLENEEAEIA; encoded by the coding sequence ATGTTTTTGAAGCGAATTGAATTATCAGGTTTCAAATCTTTTGCCGATAAAACGGAAATGGAATTCGTTAGAGGCATAACAGCTGTTGTAGGTCCTAACGGTAGCGGTAAAAGTAATATTTCTGACGGTATACGATGGGTATTAGGTGAACAAAGCGCCAAATCATTACGCGGAGGCAAAATGGAAGATATCATATTTGCCGGTAGTGATGCTCGTAAAGCCGTGAACTTTGGTGAGGTCTCTCTTACTTTAGATAATGAAGATCACGTGCTACCACTTGATTTCAACGAAGTCACAGTAACCCGTCGAGTACATCGTAGTGGAGATAGTGAGTATTTGATAAATAAGCAATCCTGTCGTCTCAAAGATATAACGGAGTTATTTATGGACACGGGAATCGGTAAAGAAGCCTACTCGATCATTGGACAGGGACGTATTGAGGAAATACTTAGTACTCGTTCAGAGGATCGTCGTGGCATATTTGAAGAGGCTTCAGGGATTGTTAAATATAAATCTCGAAAAAAAGATGCTATGCGTAAATTGGATGAAACGGAGCAAAATTTGTTGCGTATTCATGATTTGGTCAGTGAGTTGGAAGTACAAATCACTCCACTGAAGGAGCAGTCTGAGAAAGCTGTCTATTATAAGCAACTTCGTGAGCAGTTGAAGAGTAAAGAAATCTCCATGTATGTTCATCAAATCGAACAAATTCATACGAACTGGAGCGAAGCAACAGCTAAGCTTGCAGTTCTCCAGGAACAACAACTTCAATTATCAACGGTTGTATCCGCTCATGATGCTAGACTTGAAAGTGATCGTTCAAATCTGCGAAAGCTTGAGCAAGAGGTAGAGTCATTACAGGATGCATTATTACAATATAGTGAAGCTTATGAGAAGAGTGAAGGTTACGGCGAGGTACTTAGAGAGCGCAAGAGAAACCTAGAAGGTCATCGTGAGCAATTGGCGGAGACATTAACTACAGGGGATGAGCGCGTTGAGGACAGAAAAGCGGAACTGACTCTTACGAAGAGTAAACTTGAGGCCTTACAAGAGGAACTCAAAGAACTACGCCATCACCTGTCAGGAGAAGAGGCGAAACTTGCTTCTGTTAGTGGTGGTATCAGCCAACAACAAGAAGAAACACTGAAAAGTTCTTTGCTTGAATTAATGAATGAAATGGCACAGGCTCGTAATGAAATTCGTTATGCTGATCAACAGAAAGAGACTTTGTCTCGGCGGATGAATCGAGCTGAAGAAGAGACAGGTAAATGGGAGAGTCAGAAAGAAGAACTGCTAAAGCAGAAGGCAGATCTAGATAAATCATTAGAGAAATACGCGAATGAAATCAGAGAATTACGCGGTGGATACATTACTGAGAGTGAACGTTATCAATCCGTGCAGAAGTTATTGGAAGAAAGCCAAGTCACATTACGTAAATGGGAACAGAAGCGTGAAGCCCTAACATCTCGTCGAGATACGATGAAGGAAATGCAGGATGATTTCGATGGATTTATGTTGGGTGTCAAGGAAGTGCTTAAAGCTTCTCGTAAATCTGTACTGCACGGTGTGCACGGTGCTGTAGCAGAGCTTATTTCTGTACCAGAGAAGTTAGAACTTGCTATGGAAACGGCTATGGGCGCATCACTACAACATATCGTCATGGAGAACGAATCGGTATCTCGTCAAGCCATTGCATTTCTTAAACAACGTCAATTAGGACGAGCTACTTTCTTACCTTTGGATGTTATGCGGGCAAGAAATATTTCGGCAAGTGATCGTTCTGTCATTGAGGGTGCTGGAGGTTTTGTAGGGATAGGAGCGGAATTAGTTCAATATGATGCTAAGTATGCTCCAGTCATTGGTAGTCTTTTAGGAAATGTTATCATAGCAGAAACTCTTGAAGATGCTAATAAAATTGCTTCTAGATGTCAATACAGATATCGTGTAGTGACGCTAGATGGTGATATTGTCAATGCTGGGGGATCCATGACTGGGGGAAGTCAGCATAAGAAGAATAACAACTTGCTGAGTCGCAAACGTCAATTGGATTCCTTAGATCAAGAAATTACGGATACTGAGAAGCAACTGATAAAGCTTCAAGAGAGTATTCAACAATTAAAAGTTCAATTGAATCAAACGCAAACCAAGCTTGATGAACTTCGGCAAGCAGGGGATGATAAGCGGATTGAGGAGCAACAAGCAGCAGGTGATTTGAAACAACTTCAGCATGAACTCCGCCATGTCTCAGAACAGGTTGAAGTGACTGGACAGGAGAAAAGTGGATTTACCGAAGAGAATAAGGGGATTGAATTAAGTCGTGAAGAGGCTGTTAAGAAATTAGCTGCGTTAGAAGAACAAGAACAGTCCGTACATCAAGCGTTACAAGCGGCGGAATTTGCTCGTAAAGCGAGTGAATCTGCGAAGGATGAACTTCAAAGCGAGTTAACTCAACTTAAAGTAAAAGAAGGAAAGCTAGATCAAGAAAGTTTCTCGCTTGAAGAGCAACTACGTCGATTGCAATCGGATTTTAATTCACAAGATCGAGATTTGAATCAAACGAAAAAATTATTGTCTTCAATTGAAGCAGATTTACTTACGAATGAGAAAGAATCCGTTCAACAGATCGAGAATTTGAATCAGTATAAGCTGAAGAAAGATGAATCCTCACAGCAACTTGATTTCAAAAGAGCTTCTCGTATGCAACTATCTAAAAAGTTGGAGTTGCAAGAAAATGAGACAAAAGAGCAACGGACAGAGCTTCGAAATGTTGATGAACAGCTTCGTCAGACCGAGATTGGTGTAAACCGTTTGGATGTTGAATTAGATAACATTCTTAAAAAGTTGAGTGAGGATTATGAACTCAGTTACGAATTAGCTAAGCAACGCTATCCAATACCAGATGATGTACCTGCTGTTCAGGATGAGGTCAAAGAACTGAAACGTAATATATCATCGCTTGGAGAAGTTAACTTAGGCGCGATCGAAGAATACCAGCGTGTCAACGAACGTTATCAATTCCTGAGCGAACAGAAGGAAGATTTAATTGGAGCCAAGACCACTTTATATGAAGTGATACGTGAAATGGATGATGAAATGTCCAAACGTTTCAAAACTACCTTCGATGCGATTCGCCGCGAATTTGGTACTGTATTTATGAAATTGTTCGGAGGTGGTAGAGCAGATCTGGTTCTGCTTGATCCTGAGCATATGTTGGATACAGGAATTGATATCGTTGCTCAGCCACCAGGTAAGAAGCTTCAGAACCTCCAGTTATTATCAGGAGGAGAACGCGCTCTGACTGCCATGGCACTTTTATTTGCTATACTTCAAGTGAAACCAGTTCCCTTCTGTGTGTTGGATGAAGTGGAAGCGGCATTAGATGAAGCCAATGTCGTGCGATTCGCCCAATATTTGCGGGAATTCTCTGAGCAAACACAGTTTATCGTCGTTACTCATCGTAAAGGGACGATGGAGGAAGCGGATGTGTTATACGGTGTGACGATGGAAGAGGGCGGCGTATCGAAGCTTGTTTCTGTTAAATTAGAGAATGAAGAAGCAGAAATTGCCTAA
- the rnc gene encoding ribonuclease III — protein MSEDLRQLQQQLHIQFHNKLLLKQAFTHASYVNEHRFSQHHDNERLEFLGDAVLELTVSEYLYNLFPTRPEGELTKLRAAIVCEPSLVKFAVALNFGQYVLLGKGEELTGGRSRPALLADVFEAFIGALYLDQGLEAARSFLDRFVFPKVAENSKLHMSDYKTELQELTQHHNMEMLEYRIVEERGPAHEREFVSEVFMGNECIGRGSGRSKKEAEQQAASVALNQLKQYKL, from the coding sequence GTGAGTGAAGATTTGAGACAGTTGCAGCAGCAACTTCATATCCAATTTCACAATAAGCTTCTCTTGAAGCAGGCTTTTACACACGCTTCTTATGTCAATGAACACCGTTTCAGCCAGCATCATGATAATGAACGCCTTGAATTCTTAGGTGATGCTGTGCTAGAACTAACGGTATCAGAATATTTGTACAATCTTTTTCCAACACGTCCTGAAGGTGAACTCACTAAGCTTCGTGCAGCAATTGTGTGTGAGCCTTCGCTTGTTAAATTCGCAGTAGCTTTAAATTTTGGACAGTATGTATTGCTGGGCAAAGGCGAGGAATTAACAGGCGGTCGTAGTCGTCCTGCCTTACTCGCTGACGTATTTGAAGCGTTTATTGGGGCGTTATATTTGGATCAAGGACTTGAAGCAGCGCGCTCATTCTTGGACCGATTTGTATTTCCTAAGGTAGCGGAGAATAGTAAGCTCCATATGAGCGATTACAAAACCGAACTTCAGGAGCTAACACAACATCATAATATGGAAATGTTAGAATATCGGATCGTAGAGGAACGCGGGCCTGCACATGAACGTGAATTTGTTTCTGAAGTTTTTATGGGTAATGAATGTATTGGTAGAGGTAGTGGTCGTTCTAAGAAGGAAGCTGAGCAACAGGCAGCCTCTGTTGCACTCAACCAGTTGAAACAATATAAATTATAG
- the acpP gene encoding acyl carrier protein: MSDVLERVKRIVVDRLGADEAEVTLESSFKDDLGADSLDVVELVMELEDEFDIEISDEDAEKITSVGEVVNYIQSHT; this comes from the coding sequence ATGTCCGATGTATTGGAGCGTGTAAAACGCATCGTCGTCGATCGCTTAGGTGCTGACGAAGCCGAGGTTACGCTAGAATCATCTTTCAAAGATGATCTTGGTGCTGATTCTCTTGACGTTGTTGAATTGGTAATGGAATTGGAAGATGAGTTTGATATTGAAATCTCTGATGAAGATGCAGAGAAAATTACAAGCGTGGGAGAAGTTGTGAATTACATACAATCTCACACCTAA
- a CDS encoding beta-ketoacyl-ACP synthase III, with translation MNNLRPVGILGTGKYVPEKILTNSDLEKMVDTNDEWIVSRTGIKERHIAAPDQATSDLAYEAAIKALESAGMTADQLDLIIIATVTPDMMFPSTACILQEKLGALQAAAFDLSAACSGFVYGLATATNFIKTGMYNNALVIGADCLSRITDYTDRNTCVLFGDGAGAVVIGEVPEGRGFLSFDLGAEGSGGHLLKLEAGGSRNPASADTVADKKHFIYMSGREVFKFAVRVMGSATEAVLTKAGKTKEDVDLFVPHQANIRIIQSAMNRLELPPEKCMINVDKYANTSAASIPLALVEAAEQGRMKEGDTILMVGFGGGLTWGASVLVW, from the coding sequence ATGAATAATTTACGACCAGTAGGCATTTTAGGTACAGGTAAGTATGTTCCTGAGAAGATTCTAACAAATAGTGATTTAGAGAAAATGGTAGATACCAATGACGAGTGGATTGTAAGTCGGACAGGGATTAAAGAACGTCATATTGCTGCACCTGATCAAGCTACGTCTGATCTTGCCTATGAAGCAGCAATTAAAGCTTTAGAATCAGCAGGTATGACAGCGGATCAACTTGATTTGATTATTATAGCAACGGTTACACCAGACATGATGTTCCCTTCTACTGCTTGTATTCTGCAAGAGAAATTAGGTGCTTTGCAAGCGGCTGCCTTTGATTTGTCGGCGGCTTGCTCAGGATTTGTATATGGTTTAGCTACTGCTACAAATTTTATTAAGACGGGTATGTATAATAACGCTCTTGTTATTGGTGCTGATTGCTTATCTAGAATTACGGACTATACGGATCGTAACACCTGCGTGCTGTTCGGAGATGGAGCTGGTGCGGTTGTAATTGGTGAAGTTCCAGAAGGTCGTGGCTTCTTATCCTTTGATTTGGGCGCAGAAGGTTCAGGGGGGCACTTGCTGAAGTTAGAAGCTGGAGGTTCACGTAACCCTGCTTCAGCTGATACCGTTGCAGATAAGAAACATTTCATTTATATGAGTGGTCGTGAAGTATTTAAATTCGCTGTACGTGTTATGGGATCAGCTACCGAAGCAGTACTTACCAAGGCGGGTAAGACGAAGGAAGATGTTGACCTCTTCGTACCACATCAAGCGAATATTCGGATTATTCAATCAGCTATGAATCGATTAGAATTACCACCAGAAAAATGCATGATAAATGTAGATAAATATGCGAATACATCAGCAGCATCAATTCCGTTAGCTCTTGTGGAGGCAGCTGAGCAAGGTCGAATGAAAGAAGGCGACACCATCTTGATGGTTGGTTTCGGTGGTGGCTTAACATGGGGAGCATCGGTGCTTGTTTGGTAG